A genomic region of Methanothermobacter thermautotrophicus str. Delta H contains the following coding sequences:
- a CDS encoding glycosyltransferase translates to MKALFTVTGRGMGGDAITALNIAGALERRGFECEFALDHSAPGILFRKRGIEWHRVRIPQAGGHAASKAKLLSAALRTTRAIYETWRLIRCIRPDVVVGVIGGGAVVGCLAAKIAGVPAVGVLNTPTDSKVCTRLNRNVALPESDLFGRDIEGVESIYYPMSPDITLGDPEIACRRMPPQFDPDRPTIVISSGSSLFKAMAEAASRLANSGMEANITVLDHPSGMSISR, encoded by the coding sequence ATGAAGGCACTTTTCACGGTAACAGGTCGCGGAATGGGAGGAGACGCCATAACGGCCCTTAATATAGCCGGTGCACTTGAAAGGAGAGGATTTGAATGTGAATTCGCACTTGACCACAGCGCACCGGGGATACTCTTCAGGAAGAGGGGCATTGAATGGCACCGCGTGAGGATACCCCAGGCAGGTGGCCATGCAGCAAGCAAAGCTAAACTCCTCTCTGCAGCACTCAGAACCACCCGGGCGATCTATGAGACCTGGAGGCTCATAAGATGCATCCGGCCAGACGTGGTTGTAGGTGTAATAGGGGGAGGAGCCGTTGTGGGGTGCCTGGCAGCAAAGATTGCAGGCGTCCCTGCAGTGGGGGTCCTGAATACACCCACCGATTCAAAGGTCTGCACCCGGCTTAACAGGAACGTGGCCCTGCCCGAGTCAGACCTCTTCGGCAGGGACATTGAGGGTGTTGAAAGCATATACTATCCAATGAGCCCCGATATAACTCTTGGCGACCCTGAAATTGCCTGCAGGAGGATGCCCCCCCAGTTTGACCCTGACAGACCGACCATAGTCATTTCATCGGGATCATCCCTCTTTAAGGCGATGGCTGAGGCCGCATCGAGGCTGGCGAATTCAGGCATGGAGGCGAACATTACGGTGCTGGACCACCCCTCAGGGATGAGTATCTCAAGATAA